The stretch of DNA TCTGATTTTCATCATCAGTAAAAGTTGCCATTCCCATAACGCCTTCTATAGAAATATTTTCCATCTGATTAAATTCTTGTGAATCTAAAATCGTAATAGCCTCTTCCTGTGATAATCCAAATTTAGAATCTTCTTCAGCAATTTTAATTTGTAATAAACATTTTATAATACGATTGTGTCTTTGGGCTTGTTTATTAATTTCTTGTAGTAGCTTTAAATTATCAACCCCATGAATTAAATCTACAAAATGCGCCATATATTTTACTTTATTACGTTGTAAATGCCCAATCATATGCCACTCAATATCCTGAGGGAGCACTTCATATTTACCACACATTTCTTGTACCTTATTTTCTCCAAAAACTCTTTGTCCTGCTTCATAAGCTTCTTCAATAGCTTCGACAGGTTTTGTTTTAGAAACCGCTACTAATGTTACATTCTCTGGAAGGGTATTCTCTATATGCTGTAGATTTTCTTTAATCATCGTATCCTATTTTCTATTTTCAAAGGTATTAAATTCTAACACAACCTTTCAAAAATACACTTCTACTTTTATTTTTTTACAAAAAATAGTATCTTTCTACTTTATAGAAAACTTATGAAATTAAATTTATTCCATGCCGTATTGGTTGTATTGTTCTTGGTATCTTGTAAAAAAGAACCTCAGCAAATAACATATGAAGAAGGTATTTCATCACAACTAGCTGAAAAACGTTTTAAAACTATTTCAAACGTAGTATATCAATACACTTTTGATATCCCTGAAAAAAAAGAAATTCCTATTGAAGCCTCCGCTACAATACAATTTAATGTATCAGATACCTCAGAAGATCTAGCACTGGATTTCACTGAAAAGACTATCCATTCAATTCATGTAAATTCTAAAAAAGTTACAACTCAATTAAAATCTCAACATCTTATTCTTCCAAAAGAACAATTAAAATTAGGACAAAACTCCATTGACATACAATTTACAGCAGGGAATTTATCGCTGAATCGAAATGATGAATTTTTATATACCTTATTAGTTCCTGCTCGAGCTTCTTCTGTTTTTCCTTGCTTTGATCAACCTGATATTAAAGCACGTTATAAATTAACTTTGTTAGTTCCTCAAAAATGGGAAACTATTGCTAATGGTAAAAAGGTTTCTACAACTATACAAAATAATAGGAAAGAAGTTATTTATTCTAAAACTAAACCCATTTCAACCTATTTATTCGCTTTTGCAGCAGGAAAATTTAATTCTATTGA from Flavobacteriaceae bacterium UJ101 encodes:
- a CDS encoding UPF0001 protein (Belongs to the UPF0001 family.) → MIKENLQHIENTLPENVTLVAVSKTKPVEAIEEAYEAGQRVFGENKVQEMCGKYEVLPQDIEWHMIGHLQRNKVKYMAHFVDLIHGVDNLKLLQEINKQAQRHNRIIKCLLQIKIAEEDSKFGLSQEEAITILDSQEFNQMENISIEGVMGMATFTDDENQIRNEFKTLKTIFDGLNEQLILKDKQLKTISMGMSGDYPIAIEEGSTMVRVGSSIFGARNYAV